One stretch of Prunus persica cultivar Lovell chromosome G1, Prunus_persica_NCBIv2, whole genome shotgun sequence DNA includes these proteins:
- the LOC18790492 gene encoding uncharacterized protein LOC18790492, with the protein MPSWKKTITSPFRKACTFFNQQPGRDQKKSQLQGNESSVMALHGEVMACSYEDVQVMWSILDKSKPSACNITAS; encoded by the exons ATGCCTTCTTGGAAAAAAACCATCACATCTCCATTCAGGAAAGCTTGCACTTTCTTCAACCAGCAGCCAGGCAGAGATCAGAAGAAATCCCAGCTGCAAG GGAATGAAAGTAGTGTGATGGCTCTGCATGGTGAAGTGATGGCATGCTCATATGAAGATGTTCAGGTGATGTGGTCTATTCTGGACAAGTCCAAGCCCTCAGCCTGCAACATCACTGCTTCTTAA